In Cucurbita pepo subsp. pepo cultivar mu-cu-16 chromosome LG10, ASM280686v2, whole genome shotgun sequence, the DNA window TTTCTCAACAATGAAATCTTTAGTTAGTATGGCAGTTCTTCTATTGGTGAATCATAAGAACGGAAGAACTCTAATCACAAGCGTATTTACATAATGCGTTGTGATCAAGTTTTGGGCTTTGctttaaaagattaattctTCGACACCATCCATCTCTACCAACTTTTACTAGTTTTAAGAAGCAATTCCAAAGAAAAACGCGTTCACCACGCACAATAACCACGACGCTTCATTTAGGTTACAATCATTTCAGCATCCACATCAAAAAGTGAAACAATTTCCACAATCAACTAAGCCTAGATCTCACCACCAAACACCTCCTCATAGTCGGCGAAACTgatctaaaatataaagaagTAACATATAAAACAGCTAAAATCACTAATATATCCAGCATCATTCCAACTACTGGACTCTCCATGTCCACTACCATCTCGTATCCTAACAAAACAACTCGAATTTATCAcctcaaatatataaaatcaaCACATTAGGCAATAAGACGATAGCAGTCGCAGAAAAAGATCTCGCGATCTTGACTTTCTCGATAATCGACCGAAGGTGGTTAAAAAGAAACGAGAGATAAATATTGCTTACGCATGTCTTCAGGGGTAGAGAATTGGCGCCGACCGGTGGGCTTGCTCTTGTACTTTCCTCTTCCCATCGTCAACGAAAAGCAGCAGGGAGAAGGTAGAAACGGACGAAGAAGCAGAAGAGAAGCAGAATCGACGTAGAATAGAAGTCCCCTCTTAGTTTTAGTTGTGGAAGACGAAGTTAGTGACTTCTCCGCCTTTCCGCCGAGAAGTGAATTTATAGTTGTGTTGGCTTATTTGTTCCCGTCCCGTTTACATCTCTCTTCGGTGCAAATCGCCAACCGGATTCCCAAACCCTACCCGAACCGCCACCCAATAATCACCTGCTTATCCTTTCCTTTATATCTTCACCCTCCACATTAATAATAGATTTTCCATTATAAACCTGCGAGTTTGATGGCAATACGTAATTAATTAAAGccgacaatatctgctagtggtgagctcgagctgttacaaattgtattagaACCAAACACTGAAAGacgtgtcagtgaggacgctggatcccaaagaggtggattgtaagatctcacatcgctttaagcattttttgtaagggtgtgaaaacttgaATCGATGGTAAGATTATACATCggttgaaatattatttataagagtgtggaaacttgaGGATGCTAGCCCCAAATAactgtattgtgagatccgacattgattaaaacattttttttataagagtggaaACTGAGCGTTTTAAAATGAGACATacaagtaataataataaatatataatcatattaaatataaacgGTATAGTTGATATTTGGTGTACTTGTTACGGTATTTTGGGGAGGGTATATATTGGAGAAATAACCCTCGAAAAAAGAATTTGGGAGGGAAAAAAATCTGGACATGGAACATCGCTTCTCCAGCAGCGAGACCATATTTAGAACTGTAAAGCGAAAGCCCTAGCACTCGCTCAGACATGGCCATTTCGCCAATGGCGTTGAGTTCGTCTTTTATCCACCACTCTCCTCTCCATTCCAATAAAACTCACCGACTGTCTGCTATGCCCTCAATTCATACTCCCAAAATTGTTCTGAAAAACTCAAGGCGTTGCTTTTCTACAATCTCTTGCTCTGGTAGGAGGCCAATCCCGACGACGGAGGAAGAGGTTCTTCAAGCTGTGTTGGAATCCGATGAGAAGATTCTTCCTTGCGTTCGGACGTACGAGAATGATTTGTCTCGGCTTACTCTAGTCGGAGGCGTCGATTTCCGGCAGTCTGTTACGGCAGCTGCGGCTGACGGCGGTGAAGCGGCCTCTGAGCACCTTGATTCTGGTATGTCTGCAATGGTTGTGGAGACTGTATTTCCGGGAACTTCAGACGAGCACAGCACGGTCTCGACCCGGCTGGTGTGTTATTTACTAACCTGGCTGCGTAATTTGGTGCTCTATATGCGAATTACAACTATGAATACTCATTGGCATCACTATAGTTTCCATATATTGGAATGAATTCGAGTCTTGACGTGAATGCGTTGCCCCGAACGTTTGCACCTGGCACGTTAGTTTCAGGAGTCGCCACTTTTACttgcatttaaaaaaaaaaaacttattttgatTTCCACCATCGAAACAATTAACTCCGTAATTGATGTATGTGATTGATATGGTAGCGTTCTCCATCTCTAGTTCTTTGCTATCTTTAATAGCTCCATGATTAATATGTCCATTTCAAGTATTGTTCGATGTTCGCTTACAATTATGTCCACTGTAGTATAATGTTCTCATATATGAAAATGTGAGTCCTGTCGTATAACACAACAACTTAACTATAATCTGTCACATGGTATCTGTTCCTCCCTCTTGCTATAATATCGTCAATTTGttagataaaaattataccTCCGATTGTACTTGTCGTTCTTAAGTTAACTGTTTTAACAGTTTTTACCTGCCAGAGAAGTCAAGGAAAAGGCTAGGAATCTCAAAAAGTCTCTCGctcaagattttaatttgAGTACCTCGTCCAAAAATATACTTGCTATGACATTTAGACAAGTAGTATTGCAACAGCTCTGGAGCTTTGAACTGGTTATCTTTATACCTGGATCTGAAAGGAATATGGAAGATCTTGAAAATCCAAGAGAGGTTTGTCATTTCGCCTTATTTTCCTCTATTTTTCgtgttttttgattttttgtttgtttgaaaaattgaaacatcACAGTAGCATGTCTATGCTGCAGGTTTCGCATGATACTGATAGGTTCAGTTCTCTTATGCATTTCATATCGGCAGGTTCCAATGTCTTTCACTCTCAGTTCATCCGAGGAACGAGCCATCTCTGTACTTGCAGAAGCTGTTTGCATGTGCGCTCTTCGAAATACAGAAGGAAAATTTGTCAATGGTACAGCAAGTGGAACTTCAACTAGATTTTTTGATTGGTTCCGGAAGTCCACAATTGTTGCATCAAAGGATTCTTCAGTTATTATCTACAAGTTATTGGACAACGAGGTAGCTGATGCCAAAAGTTTATTACAAAAGTTTAATTCAAATAAGGAGAGCTGGAAACGTAGGAATTTCCAGTCGAAGAACTATTGGTGGATACCTTCTGAACTCTCTGAACTAGAAAAAATCGGTGGGGCTGAATTCAGTGCATGGGCTAGCGAGTATGTACCTTCTTACAGGCTACAAATTGATGCTCGTCAGTTCAATGGTTTAAAATTTGGAGGCTGGAGAGAATCTGCTGAGAATAGGTGGGAAGTCCTTTTGACCCACTCCCAAATGGTATTTTGATCTTTCCTTCTCAGCCGTTATCCTTCTGTATTATCTTAATGTGTCCAGTGATGGTATTTTCACTATTTAGCCTAGTTCAAGAGCTACCTTCTTGGAGTGCACCTTTCGCCGAGGGCAATAGTTATGTTATCATAAATATGTGTTAGACACACTCTTATTTCTCTACTTACTTATCGATCCAAACACAAGATATGGACACGAGAGTACATCTTTATAGATTCAGGCATGGTGAGTACTgaacaaatattatctttatatattttgcaCATTAACAATCTcagatttaataatttgtgtGGTGTATAGAATTAAGGATACAAACTTGTATTCACATCTATTCAATTTCaggagaaattaaatattaatgtatATAACTTCAAGAATGTAATATTTTTGAACTacgtctttaaattttatccagtaaaatttaacattatcattattattttagtttctgCATGTTCTTGTGCTTTTGTTCATGCATATCTCAGTTCCttgatttaaatattcttcCATGTTAGTGTTGCATGTCTTCAATATGTTCGTATTGAATCCAAGATATATTACATAGGAATCAATCTAACACTTTAAGGTACGTTAGACATGCAGACACTGTTTATAACAGTGTTCATACTTCTTATTCTAAGACTATCTGACCATTCGTTATGCAGGTAGGATTGGCGAACATATTAGACATTTTCTATGAAGATGTATATTCTCTGCCCGATAAACAACTGCAATGTGGTGCAATCGTGCATTCTGCTAACTTGTTAAACAAAAAGGTATCTGCTTGTATGTACACACACATATGTAATTATAAATGTATGTGCATTGTGCTTACttgtatgtatgtatttgATTGTTTATTGGTTTCTTTGCAAACCATAAGgaaagttgttttcttttttcttctgggAACAAAAGTTGTTTGCTATTGAAGTATATGCTCCACATGTTGCAGAGAAACTATTCCTCCTGGGGGTTTCTATCCAAGACTTTAGCTGgtggaattttttttgttactattATTGCTGTTGGTCAATATTTTTTGCCTCGCGTTCATGTGTCTGGGAGGTATAATGTAGAACAGCCGGTTTCATCACTTTATGGAGTTAGCTCTGTGAAAAATCAGGCTACAGAAGCAGAAAAGGTATTCACCAGACTTCCcctttattttccattttctgaCATGATccatatttttattgagaTGTAAAGTTTAATATATGAACCTTTTATTGACAGTTGGAAGAATACTGCATCTCAGttgtaaatattataaaagatGCCTTCGGTTGGCATGGTGATGTACACACAGATAAGAGAGTTGGTGCGTGGATTGGGGAAGCTCCTGATTACTTGAGGGTGGTTGAATCTGATACAGGTAGTGAAGATACTCCATCTGGTACGATAGAACAAGATAATGTTGATGGAGTGAAAGCTTCTGCTCAGGACATAGCTAGTTATCAggtgatttgaatttttatttgttttttcttcagtCTCTTAATTGGGACAATTCAGGGAATGACTTGCATAATTGCTTATTGCATTGTTTCACGTTTTGTTAAAAAGTGTGCAAAGACCTGAGCACTGTCTGCTCAAATGCAAGTAGTGAAACTTAAGCATGCCGATAAAACTTTCTTTCATCTCCTGGTAAGCGGTGTGGTAAACTGAATTtggaaatatattatttctgcAACGGGGTGTTTCTTATCCTCTGAAAAACGAATCGTTAAGGTCAAATTAGATTTTCTCTGAAGTTATATAAACTTGGCTGAGAGATTAAGGATCCTagagaaattgaaacaaaGGAGAAGGAACTCCCACACTTCCTACTTCAAATAAGAACACAAGAAGACTAGATGACTTTGGGTTTCATCTGCATTTCTACTCAGCAGACTTCAGCACTATTAAGGTATTCATGAGAAACCAATTAACAGAAATATTTCacctttttgaattttgatccTTCTAACTTTCCATATTAATAGTGCTGAAATTTAGCTAACATAGATTTGGTATCCACGATCCTTGAAAACAGGGTCTTCACAGAGAGTTCACCTAATGATTCAAGTGTTCACCTCCTTTTATCTTCACCATTTGTAGGGCCGAATCCGTTCAGCAACTACAAGAAATTGCGGAAGTCACGAAGTTTCACTAAATTCAAACTTCTTCGGGATAATATTTTCCAGGACTTGGTTTCCTCTTCCAAGCCTCGCTGAATCCCCTGTGAGGTTGTGACAGCTAAAGCAAGAAATTTCTGCATCTGTGCTTGCTCAACCTGCCATCCGCCCTTCCAAAGCCGGTTTATTACCATATTCTAGTCTCATGTGATATCATACCCTgggatttaaaatatttacgtCAAGGACTGTAGCAGCCTCCCCTTTTTAGTTCTCCTGTAAACTACCCTTATCTCTCTTTTCCATCAGAAACACAATGATTCTATGTCAAAGTTCATTAGGTTAGCCGTGAATTTTTCATATCACTTTGCCATCAGCGCTAGGTTTCTCTGTCAAATTACCAGTACAGAAACCACACTGGATCAAAGGGACAAAAATAGTGTTCAAGCTGACCAGACAGCCAACTATTCCAATCATCTCATGACCCTATACAATCTCTCGTTCTATACAAATCGTACATTCTTCTTCCAAAATGGTGCCAACTGCAACCCCCTTTTATGGGACACATTCCTTCTATTTTCCAGTTTTCTCTTTCTGCCAGCTTCCAAGACTGAGTTTTTCAGCCATGCTTATCCTGTCAAAATAGAATTGTGTGATTTGCAAGGTGTGATGGACATTATCTTTATCAATCCTAGAGCCTTCTTTTTAACCCGCCTAGCCATATGATAGAGCATTTTACTTTGCATGTTTCTCAGTAGGATTAATGAGGGAAAAGTGTACCGCTTGGCTTAAACTTCTCCAGACTTCAAGGtaaaaaatatgaatctaGACTTTCCGTTAAGAAGGATCAACAATCTTGGGTCTAAAATCTAAATGCATCTCTATCTTCAGTTTAACTGATTGGAACGAAAGATCTCTCTATAAAAGGGACTTTCATTCTACGGGAGTTGTAAGCTTTCTCCagatcaaatttgaaaatcctACCACTTTCCTTCCTCATCCTTTCCACAACTACCTCATTATCTATCTCAATGGATTCCATTATTTGTGTTCCTCCAGTCAGTGCCATCTAGCTTGCAGAAACCGtagatcaatttttttaaaaaaatacatgcaACAAGCCCTTATCTTCTTTCATCAACTTAATTGGTCTGAAGTTTAAACCTTAATGGTCTTTTTATGATAAtaacttatttctttttgacatgccaaattatattttctcttaGGCAAGTATAAAGTGTCCATTCCTTAAATATTTGTGAAACTGCTACacaaaattttggtttgaaGATGTTTCAAGCTTTGATAAGGCTTTCAGCACCTTTGCCTGCAATATTGGTTAGTCTTAAATAGAATACTTCTCGAAGTCCAAGACTCTGCATAAGACCTGCTCAATATCAAAAGTTCTCTTACTAGAGTAAATTGACTATTAAGTACCTTTTGTTTACTTATTGGTTATATATGATGTGCTTGCTCACCTGCTCGTCAAAACTTAGGTGGTCTTGTCGACTGAAGGAAAGATTGTAGGATTCCAACCAACCAGTCGGGTTGCTGTTAACTATTGGGCTGCAAATCCTTTAGCAAAGCAATTATATGGTGGGAGGAACTTGTCCCCGGGTAAGCTAAATTCTTCTTGCGTGtaaattctctctctaataaatTGTCCTCAACTTGTGCATTTATCTTTCTGTGTATCAAGCAGGCCTTTTTGAATCTGGGTTAAGGATCAGACGCCCGAATGAGGTGATTGTGATAGAGTTGCTTATGTCGGTGAAAACTGATGCTTACTTTGCTTTGGCAAGGCCCACATATTAGTCAATACCCCGAGTTCGCAGGCAGCAGTATTTGATTTGCAGAAACGCCATTCTCAACGTAAAATTTGGATATTCAGATACTAATGCCGCTCCTGGATAATCGTTACAGGCTTCCAGCCCCTCCTAAAGAAGTTGCCATCCCAATCTCGCTCAGATCTCCTCAATGTCGTCAATATAGATAGTCATTCAGATAGCGTAggaaattttgtattaatgtTGTCCAGATTAGTTTTCCTGTTTAATAAATACAGATGCTACAAGCAACTGTATGTATTACTGTGACACAACTCATGTAAGACAGACAATTGTGTCCAGAGAAGCATGAGACATCTGCTAAAGATAGATTTAGCCTATTTGCAAATGAAACCTACAAATACCCTTTCCCTTgttcttcaacattttttaacATTCAGCCCACTTGCATTAAGAGAAGGATGCATCAGGAAATGATGCATTAAATCTACATTTCTGATAATGGTTAACAAGGTTGTAACCTTCGAGCCATATACAAATTTCAATATCTTGAGAGATGACTGAAAAGATTACTCAAGATGTGTATGTTGACAATTGACATCAAATAAAATGTAAACTAGTATCATCCGCATACATAACATAGTGTAGGCGGATTACATTTACTCGAAATCCCGAGGACCTAAACCATTATTGGAGTTTGTATCACCAGCGGAAACAAATATGTATATCACTACTAGTCTTCTGCGGAGTTACAGTGACTAAGAATATTCCAGTTGCAAATTGTAACCCAAAATATCAGGGAAACAACCTGCCTTACCGTTTCCAGAAGTTACAAGCTCCATCATGCGGGTGTATCTGTTGCAGCTACCATGACATGAGTATCAGATGGTATACCACgagacaagaaaaaaagaaaaaaaaaagttatttatgtTCTTCGaggccaaaaagaaaaaccgaATTCTGGAAGAATAAACCGTAAACTCGATTCCATCATATTCCGATTGAAACCATCAGCCTGCAATTCATTCAACAGCTGAGCTTCATAACTATGTAAGGTAATATTCGCTCAAATTCTCCACCAGGTAATCATATTGTGCATGAAGCATATAGTCATATGTTCCATTGGGTGGCATGACTCTATTTGCTGAGGGGTAAACATTTCCAATACCAACTTTTGTGTTAATTCTGGTCCTCCCCTTCACAAGGCGTTTATTATCAGGAAATTCAGCAGTCAGTCTCCCCATTTGCCTCTGTAAATCAGTAACTGAATCGTTGGTTACCTTTGCCTTGGAACCTTTTTTCCCATCGACAAGTTTCAGCTCCAATCGATACAAAGCACAGGCGTCGTActtattaatttcatattcataAAGATGCCACTCAAAGTGGTTCAGTGGCTGAGGATCCATATAATAAGATCTCTTCAGCCCTCCAAACTCATTCATCACTTGCTTTCTTGATTCATGCCAACCACGTCCACTGTAATCAGGCAAAGACCTCTGCTTTCTATTCCCACTCTCAAATGCTCTACGAGGCTTATCAAAGAATAGCCACTCCCTAATCATCTCACCCTCCAGTATTGACAGATCAAAAAGCTCTGCAATATAAGAAAGAGATGTTGGGTAAATGTAGTTCAACGAAGCATATTTAACAATTGAATACAACCAATTTCAACTATGTTATAGTACGTGCATTTCATATCAATGCAAGAACTTACCAGGAGCATTCCATGGGGATTTTGCCGTGGCAGCTCCCTCACATTCAGGGATACCAACATCTTTCCCTTGTGCCTTTGCCCTAAGAGCAGCAAAAAGCAAACCATCCTTCAGACCAATGCCACCAGGTCGTAACACCGGACCCATTCCAGGAGGGCCTTCATTCAATGCTAAGGCAGTATGAAAACTGCTACAGTAGTCCCCACACCAATCCATCCCTTGGGCAGGTCGTGGGCAATCCCAAAGCGCACATTTTGGGCCTAAAAAAGCAGCAGGTGGAGGGCAAATGCTGGGACAGTAGCCAGAAACATGAGGAATTGCACCCTCTCCACACAAACCTCTAGCATTAAGGATAGTGTAAAAGTTGTGCTCAATGCCTTGCTGTAAATCAAACGGATGACACTCCGAATGTGTAGGTCCTTCCATGTTATTCATAACCATACCATGAACTCCTGATGGGGAGTTCTTGCATTGATCAACTAGAGGGAAGCTTGGTTCTTGGTGTATACGATTCACATTAAATCCCTGAAGTAGGTTAATAGTGATACTAAGAACCTATAATAACAAGCATGAAAGGCAGCAGATTTTCAAACACGTACTTTCTTTCAATAAAAgcacaaaaaattaaaatagaaggGAAGGAACCAACTTCcccaacaaaatttatattcatgCAACTTTTAGAGTTTAAACACATTGCATGGTCAAAGTCCAGGTCATGGGGCAAGAGATAGAAAATCCCATAAAGGCATGTATCAATAACTCCATGCTTGTATCCCAATGTTCATCTGTGTTAGAGAAAGGGATGGTCAGGAAAACATGGTGCTGGAAgcaaaatttgtaatttcacCAACTATCATAGTTGACATGCATGGCGCGACTGCATAAAAAGGGTCTAGATGCATATCAAGTTCATTTCTTTGCTATGATTCCCATATCCAATCTAATAGGGCGTCAAGAATTGATCGTGGCCAAGAGCCAAGTTGCAAAACAGGCAATAACCATTTTTTCCTAGTAAATACAATTGgataattcattttcaaatctaaaatTGCTGTTTGCAGTTATGTTTTGCAAAAGCCGGAATCAAGACAAAAATAGCATGAAAAGTTCTAAACAATTGGAcctttcatctttcttttaaaagtaCTCCATCACATCCAACAG includes these proteins:
- the LOC111803247 gene encoding transcription factor VOZ1-like: MGKHSKTSCKSASHKLFKDKAKNRVDDLQNIFVDLQYARKESRTVDVSVLEEQVHQMLREWKSELNEPSPASSLQQGGSFGSFSSDICRLLQLCEEDDDASSPLAAPKPEPNEQNLQVGDAMAHQEGFNVNRIHQEPSFPLVDQCKNSPSGVHGMVMNNMEGPTHSECHPFDLQQGIEHNFYTILNARGLCGEGAIPHVSGYCPSICPPPAAFLGPKCALWDCPRPAQGMDWCGDYCSSFHTALALNEGPPGMGPVLRPGGIGLKDGLLFAALRAKAQGKDVGIPECEGAATAKSPWNAPELFDLSILEGEMIREWLFFDKPRRAFESGNRKQRSLPDYSGRGWHESRKQVMNEFGGLKRSYYMDPQPLNHFEWHLYEYEINKYDACALYRLELKLVDGKKGSKAKVTNDSVTDLQRQMGRLTAEFPDNKRLVKGRTRINTKVGIGNVYPSANRVMPPNGTYDYMLHAQYDYLVENLSEYYLT
- the LOC111803246 gene encoding uncharacterized protein LOC111803246, coding for MAISPMALSSSFIHHSPLHSNKTHRLSAMPSIHTPKIVLKNSRRCFSTISCSGRRPIPTTEEEVLQAVLESDEKILPCVRTYENDLSRLTLVGGVDFRQSVTAAAADGGEAASEHLDSGMSAMVVETVFPGTSDEHSTVSTRLFLPAREVKEKARNLKKSLAQDFNLSTSSKNILAMTFRQVVLQQLWSFELVIFIPGSERNMEDLENPREVPMSFTLSSSEERAISVLAEAVCMCALRNTEGKFVNGTASGTSTRFFDWFRKSTIVASKDSSVIIYKLLDNEVADAKSLLQKFNSNKESWKRRNFQSKNYWWIPSELSELEKIGGAEFSAWASEYVPSYRLQIDARQFNGLKFGGWRESAENRWEVLLTHSQMVGLANILDIFYEDVYSLPDKQLQCGAIVHSANLLNKKRNYSSWGFLSKTLAGGIFFVTIIAVGQYFLPRVHVSGRYNVEQPVSSLYGVSSVKNQATEAEKLEEYCISVVNIIKDAFGWHGDVHTDKRVGAWIGEAPDYLRVVESDTGSEDTPSGTIEQDNVDGVKASAQDIASYQVVLSTEGKIVGFQPTSRVAVNYWAANPLAKQLYGGRNLSPGLFESGLRIRRPNEVIVIELLMSVKTDAYFALARPTY